The Leptospira saintgironsiae genome contains a region encoding:
- a CDS encoding pectate lyase: MSYTYRMLVFSSFLYLGVFDFGMNTILEQVLDPSAQTINQLEASSCNPPGTYEFFPGTGYYPSGSSEVYSWQTPAGNSFEGFETYLDGAVIETSSNKSLQSHLEVTSGTLTSKHLSNGVYKRAKTEDYNFRMLIQGLNNNSRVKWTDQALEARFYIDSWQESSDSWQGIHLFTRYRTENDLYVASLRSDGTVYFKKKLCGTYTTLATGTLKDQAGNPKSFNTKQWYKLTLVAIGNHIDFYVDNVLQLSITDGTFSWGTSGIRTDYANVYLDDLILHDDLSDF; encoded by the coding sequence ATGTCTTACACCTATAGAATGTTAGTCTTCTCTAGTTTCTTATATTTAGGCGTTTTTGATTTTGGAATGAATACCATTCTGGAACAAGTTTTAGATCCTTCTGCCCAAACTATAAACCAATTGGAAGCGAGTTCCTGTAATCCACCTGGAACATACGAATTTTTTCCAGGAACAGGTTATTATCCGAGTGGATCAAGTGAAGTCTATTCATGGCAAACACCAGCAGGTAATTCCTTTGAAGGTTTTGAAACCTATTTGGATGGAGCCGTGATAGAGACTAGTTCTAATAAATCTTTGCAATCTCATCTCGAAGTGACTTCCGGGACCTTAACATCCAAACATCTTTCCAATGGAGTTTATAAGAGGGCTAAAACTGAAGATTATAATTTCAGAATGCTGATCCAAGGTTTAAATAATAACTCCCGAGTAAAGTGGACTGATCAGGCGCTGGAAGCTCGTTTCTATATAGATTCGTGGCAGGAGTCATCCGATAGCTGGCAGGGAATCCATCTATTTACTAGATATAGAACGGAAAATGATCTGTATGTGGCGTCTCTTCGAAGTGATGGAACCGTTTATTTTAAGAAAAAACTTTGTGGGACTTATACGACCTTAGCAACGGGAACTCTTAAAGACCAGGCAGGAAATCCTAAGTCTTTCAATACAAAACAATGGTATAAACTTACCTTGGTCGCGATTGGAAACCATATCGATTTTTATGTGGATAATGTCTTACAGTTGTCTATCACAGATGGGACTTTTAGTTGGGGAACTTCTGGGATCAGAACTGATTATGCAAATGTCTATTTGGACGATCTGATCTTGCATGATGATTTGAGCGATTTCTGA